A single genomic interval of Brevibacillus brevis harbors:
- a CDS encoding ABC transporter ATP-binding protein produces MAEDLLIVKNLKKYYPITGGVLGGEVGVVKAVDDVSFTVKSGETLGLVGESGCGKSTTGRSLLRLIEPTSGEINFDGTDVMSLSTDAMRKMRRDMQIVFQDPFASLNPRHNIEKILEEPLIVHGLGSSAERKKRVQEMLEIVGLSSYHASRYPHQFSGGQRQRIGIARALMLKPKLIVADEPVSALDVSIQSQVLNLMQDLQREFGLTYLFIAHDLSVVRHISDRVGVMYLGRIVELTTSSQLYSNPLHPYTKALLSAVPSPDPDAVRERVILQGDVPSPAKPPSGCTFHTRCPHVTEECRTVRPEFADTGDGHFVACHLYKS; encoded by the coding sequence GTGGCTGAAGATCTTCTGATCGTAAAAAATTTGAAAAAATACTACCCAATCACAGGCGGTGTTCTTGGAGGGGAAGTAGGCGTAGTAAAGGCGGTAGATGATGTTTCGTTTACCGTTAAAAGTGGAGAAACTTTGGGGCTGGTAGGTGAGAGCGGCTGTGGAAAGTCCACGACGGGACGTTCCTTGCTGCGACTGATTGAACCGACCTCCGGTGAAATCAACTTTGACGGTACAGATGTCATGTCGCTTTCCACAGATGCGATGAGAAAGATGCGACGTGACATGCAAATTGTCTTTCAGGACCCGTTTGCTTCACTTAACCCTAGACATAATATTGAAAAAATTTTGGAAGAGCCTTTGATTGTACATGGTTTGGGTTCTTCGGCAGAGCGAAAAAAGCGTGTGCAGGAAATGCTGGAGATCGTTGGTCTGAGCAGCTATCACGCGAGCCGCTATCCGCATCAATTTAGCGGAGGACAGAGGCAGCGGATCGGCATTGCGAGAGCGCTGATGCTCAAGCCCAAACTGATCGTTGCGGATGAGCCTGTGTCTGCACTGGACGTATCCATTCAGTCGCAGGTGCTCAATCTCATGCAGGATTTGCAACGCGAATTCGGCCTTACATACTTGTTCATTGCCCACGATTTGAGTGTCGTGCGTCATATCAGTGATCGGGTAGGCGTGATGTACCTTGGCCGAATTGTCGAGCTGACGACAAGTAGCCAATTGTATTCCAATCCGCTCCATCCGTACACGAAAGCGCTATTGTCGGCGGTACCTTCACCAGACCCTGATGCGGTACGTGAAAGAGTTATCCTCCAGGGAGATGTGCCGAGCCCTGCAAAACCTCCAAGTGGCTGTACATTCCATACGAGGTGTCCCCATGTAACAGAGGAGTGTCGTACTGTGCGTCCAGAATTTGCGGACACAGGCGACGGTCACTTTGTTGCTTGTCACTTATACAAGTCCTAA
- a CDS encoding anti-sigma factor family protein: MTNEEIFELMQRDLDGDLLESEQQLLQRLIQKDADLQLMYNRLKDVSQQLEHLPPVVPPFSIVDSILPKLESAAAKPAAVKSTVNEEILPTLEVKRESSSLPESKKWKRMKVWMASLGSTAVAASLLVGMLFSGGDGKKHEVDSFQNGTDMTPAVVEPPKVLGPDAPTPPSNNPIPSNSKEEEDKTKKSTGSATQTKSKKPPAKNVQKQTPPPKKTNTTPPQKKPVPPTPVYTDDKPPVWPIGLEENPDREDKEPANDDKDDGGDKQEEKDKGKNKDKKKDKDNDND, translated from the coding sequence ATGACCAACGAAGAGATTTTTGAACTCATGCAGCGGGATCTGGATGGAGATCTGTTGGAGTCAGAGCAGCAACTGCTCCAGCGTTTGATCCAGAAAGATGCTGATCTGCAGCTTATGTACAACCGTTTGAAAGATGTGTCACAACAATTAGAACATCTGCCCCCTGTCGTACCTCCGTTCAGCATCGTAGATTCTATCCTGCCCAAGCTGGAGTCAGCCGCTGCAAAGCCTGCTGCGGTGAAATCTACGGTGAACGAGGAAATCCTGCCCACTCTGGAAGTTAAGCGCGAGTCGTCTTCACTGCCGGAATCAAAAAAGTGGAAGCGGATGAAAGTGTGGATGGCTAGTCTTGGCAGTACGGCCGTCGCTGCAAGCTTATTGGTTGGCATGCTGTTTTCGGGCGGTGATGGCAAGAAGCATGAAGTCGATTCGTTCCAGAACGGAACGGATATGACACCAGCGGTCGTGGAACCACCCAAAGTCCTTGGGCCAGATGCACCTACTCCTCCAAGCAATAATCCAATACCATCGAATTCTAAAGAGGAAGAGGACAAGACAAAAAAGTCTACTGGATCGGCTACACAGACGAAGAGTAAAAAACCACCGGCAAAGAACGTTCAAAAGCAAACACCGCCACCGAAGAAAACGAATACGACGCCACCACAAAAGAAGCCAGTACCTCCAACGCCAGTATATACAGATGATAAGCCACCGGTATGGCCGATCGGACTGGAAGAGAATCCGGACAGAGAAGACAAAGAACCTGCTAATGACGATAAGGACGACGGCGGGGACAAGCAAGAGGAGAAAGACAAGGGAAAAAATAAAGATAAGAAAAAAGATAAAGATAATGACAACGACTAA
- the rpsT gene encoding 30S ribosomal protein S20 — translation MPNIKSAIKRTKTIEKRRAHRASQKSDLRTSIKNFEKAVAASDVALAKSTLLVAVKKLDKAASKGLIHKNAANRQKSRLMKKLNVLSAPVA, via the coding sequence ATGCCAAACATTAAATCCGCGATTAAACGCACCAAAACAATCGAAAAGCGTCGCGCACACCGTGCTTCTCAAAAGTCTGATCTGCGTACTTCCATCAAGAACTTTGAGAAAGCTGTCGCTGCTTCCGATGTAGCATTGGCGAAATCTACTCTTCTGGTGGCTGTGAAAAAGCTGGACAAGGCCGCTTCGAAAGGTCTCATTCATAAAAACGCAGCAAACCGTCAAAAGTCTCGTTTGATGAAAAAGCTTAACGTTCTGAGCGCTCCTGTAGCGTAA
- a CDS encoding ABC transporter ATP-binding protein, whose product MSHPVLQIENLQTHFFTDRGQIPAVDGVTITVQKGEVVGIVGESGCGKSVTSLSVMKLVPNPPGRIVGGSIKFKGEDLVSVDEKRMRDIRGNEIAMIFQEPMTSLNPVFTIGDQIGESVRLHTKASKKDARARAIEMLKKVGIPRAEAIVDEYPHQLSGGMRQRVMIAMAMACNPELLIADEPTTALDVTIQAQILDLMRQLNREADTAILLITHDLGVVAEMCHRVVVMYAGNVIEQGDVRTILKNPKHPYTIGLLNSLPKLEGSQERLYSIPGNVPIPGSLTVGCRFAPRCDKVSDRCRSEMPELKVVGDNHLSRCWLTE is encoded by the coding sequence GTGTCACATCCTGTCCTACAAATCGAAAACCTGCAAACGCACTTTTTCACGGACCGCGGCCAAATCCCTGCCGTTGATGGCGTGACGATCACGGTACAAAAAGGAGAAGTAGTCGGTATCGTAGGCGAATCCGGCTGTGGAAAGAGCGTTACCTCCCTTTCCGTTATGAAGCTAGTACCCAATCCCCCAGGGAGAATCGTGGGAGGTTCGATTAAATTCAAGGGGGAGGACCTCGTATCTGTCGACGAAAAGCGTATGAGAGACATCCGCGGGAATGAAATTGCGATGATCTTTCAGGAGCCGATGACGTCATTAAATCCGGTGTTTACGATTGGAGACCAGATAGGAGAATCAGTCCGATTACATACGAAGGCGAGCAAAAAGGACGCAAGAGCACGTGCCATTGAGATGTTGAAAAAAGTCGGAATTCCTCGAGCGGAAGCCATCGTTGATGAATACCCGCACCAGCTTTCCGGGGGCATGCGACAGCGCGTCATGATTGCGATGGCAATGGCTTGTAATCCGGAGCTTTTGATTGCAGACGAGCCTACTACAGCGCTCGACGTGACGATTCAAGCGCAGATTTTGGACCTGATGCGTCAACTAAACCGGGAAGCAGACACAGCCATTCTCCTCATTACCCACGATCTTGGGGTCGTTGCGGAAATGTGTCACCGCGTCGTGGTGATGTACGCAGGAAACGTGATTGAACAAGGCGATGTTCGTACGATCTTAAAAAATCCAAAGCATCCTTATACGATCGGCTTGTTGAATTCGTTGCCCAAGCTCGAAGGATCACAGGAGCGTCTCTATTCGATTCCAGGCAACGTCCCGATTCCGGGTTCGCTTACTGTCGGATGCCGCTTTGCACCTAGATGCGATAAAGTATCAGACCGATGCCGCAGTGAGATGCCAGAATTAAAAGTGGTAGGGGACAATCACCTTTCCCGCTGCTGGCTGACCGAATAA
- a CDS encoding DNA internalization-related competence protein ComEC/Rec2 yields the protein MKEQDGGIAVSVWIASLVMMIGLISSAYLHPAWLLLAAGVSWALVACIPLPYRKYVACYSLITILAGLFFYGYENLHTSEVKPLAQKEQRIWIEGVIDSPVKRDGDVARFFVTITSWGENQSDQNEHQSLEKIALRVKLGSFQEASQIEQWRRGSVIVAPIQLSLPASARNPHAFDYASYLYWQGVHVTGETNYQAVDMTPVFSVTASFQEWQDSGAKRIEALFTDPEIAGYMKSLLLGLGQEVNPELASMYSNLGLSHILAISGLHVTMVSSMFMWCLERIGIRRRLAFVVTILFLIGYVLLVGASASAIRSGLMGSVGLLCQVFGKRLDGKDVWAGALILMLVVNPYQLWHVGFQLSFAVTLGLIIFVPYSLQVFVRVPVWIRTLVAVTLSAQLVSFLFLIYHFHLFSPVSWLVNLVVTPILSAIALPFGYIAVVLDFVHPFLAVIPVWVSTAMLKWIHLPLFAIEKMRLPFTYWPHPSWWWLVLYTCFLGVLPILWKLGYHRKRDIMLTFVIFLLFIVAARQPFSGVEEVRITFLDVGQGDSIVVEIGDQKVYLMDAGGTMQFPAAEPWMEKRDPFEVGKDVVLPFLMSRGIEKIDRVIMTHGDLDHIGGLKSLISHFSFGEVLVNGTAPSKLEGEIVQLFRQEGVPILTGLPGQSWSDGPGIEWKWLHPGESTFSGNDASVVLQLTAFNKTVLFTGDIEKDGEGQLVQNGLTSVDVLKVAHHGSNTSSNEELLAVTAPKVAVISAGVKNRYGHPSSEVLHRLKKSGSVVYRTDVHGAITLVITPAGLYWQAQILDT from the coding sequence ATGAAAGAACAAGATGGGGGGATTGCAGTGTCAGTTTGGATAGCAAGCTTAGTGATGATGATCGGCCTCATTTCCTCCGCCTATTTGCATCCTGCTTGGCTACTGTTGGCTGCAGGCGTATCATGGGCACTCGTTGCTTGTATCCCGTTACCGTATCGCAAATATGTTGCATGCTACTCACTGATTACTATTCTAGCAGGTCTCTTTTTTTATGGGTACGAGAATCTCCACACCTCAGAAGTGAAACCATTGGCACAAAAGGAGCAGAGGATTTGGATAGAAGGTGTCATTGATTCACCTGTGAAACGGGACGGGGATGTAGCGCGATTTTTTGTCACGATCACATCCTGGGGTGAAAATCAGTCTGATCAGAACGAGCATCAGTCTCTCGAAAAAATTGCGCTTCGTGTTAAGCTTGGTTCTTTCCAAGAAGCATCACAAATAGAGCAGTGGAGACGTGGTAGTGTGATCGTGGCTCCGATCCAACTATCCTTACCAGCTTCTGCGCGCAATCCTCATGCCTTCGACTACGCCAGCTATTTGTATTGGCAAGGTGTCCATGTCACAGGGGAAACAAACTATCAAGCGGTTGATATGACACCTGTTTTTTCTGTGACGGCGAGCTTTCAAGAATGGCAGGACTCAGGTGCCAAGCGAATTGAAGCATTATTTACAGATCCAGAAATAGCGGGTTACATGAAGTCGCTGCTGCTTGGTCTTGGACAAGAGGTGAATCCTGAGCTTGCGTCCATGTATTCGAATTTGGGCTTAAGTCATATCCTCGCGATTTCTGGTTTGCATGTGACAATGGTTAGCTCCATGTTTATGTGGTGTTTGGAACGGATTGGAATCAGACGCAGACTGGCGTTTGTCGTAACGATTTTGTTCTTGATCGGGTATGTGCTTCTGGTGGGAGCCAGCGCGTCCGCGATCCGATCTGGGCTGATGGGGAGTGTAGGTCTTCTCTGTCAAGTATTTGGAAAGAGGCTGGACGGCAAGGACGTCTGGGCAGGTGCACTGATTCTGATGCTGGTGGTGAATCCATATCAGCTATGGCATGTCGGTTTTCAGCTTTCCTTTGCGGTGACACTTGGTCTGATTATTTTTGTGCCATACAGCTTGCAAGTGTTTGTTCGGGTACCCGTCTGGATTCGTACACTTGTGGCGGTTACTTTGTCAGCTCAGCTCGTTTCTTTTCTGTTTCTCATCTACCATTTTCATTTGTTTTCACCTGTGTCTTGGCTGGTCAATTTGGTAGTGACGCCGATTCTCTCGGCTATAGCACTACCGTTCGGGTATATTGCGGTTGTCCTCGATTTCGTCCACCCGTTTTTGGCCGTGATCCCTGTTTGGGTATCGACGGCTATGCTGAAATGGATTCATCTCCCGCTGTTTGCCATTGAAAAAATGAGGCTCCCCTTCACATATTGGCCGCATCCTTCGTGGTGGTGGCTTGTTTTGTATACCTGCTTTTTAGGTGTTCTGCCCATTTTATGGAAGCTTGGCTATCATCGAAAGCGTGATATAATGCTTACTTTCGTTATATTTCTCTTGTTCATTGTAGCGGCTAGACAGCCGTTTTCAGGAGTCGAAGAAGTGCGAATTACCTTCCTTGATGTCGGACAAGGGGATTCCATCGTTGTCGAAATTGGTGATCAGAAGGTATACTTAATGGATGCAGGTGGGACAATGCAGTTCCCTGCTGCTGAACCATGGATGGAAAAGCGTGATCCATTTGAGGTGGGGAAAGACGTCGTTCTGCCGTTTCTGATGTCCAGAGGAATTGAGAAAATCGATCGTGTTATCATGACGCATGGCGATCTGGATCACATCGGGGGATTAAAATCGCTGATTTCTCATTTTTCTTTTGGAGAGGTATTGGTGAATGGAACAGCACCTTCCAAATTGGAGGGCGAGATTGTCCAGCTTTTTCGACAAGAAGGAGTTCCGATACTAACCGGGCTCCCGGGTCAATCATGGTCAGATGGGCCGGGAATCGAGTGGAAGTGGCTGCACCCGGGTGAATCGACCTTCTCAGGAAATGATGCTTCCGTAGTACTCCAGCTAACGGCTTTCAACAAGACTGTATTGTTTACGGGTGACATTGAAAAGGATGGGGAAGGTCAGCTTGTTCAAAACGGTTTGACATCTGTGGATGTTTTGAAAGTAGCCCATCATGGGAGCAATACCTCGAGCAACGAAGAGCTCCTTGCAGTTACAGCACCAAAAGTTGCTGTAATCTCTGCCGGGGTGAAAAATCGGTACGGGCATCCATCGTCCGAAGTACTGCATCGCTTAAAAAAATCGGGTTCCGTCGTGTACAGGACTGATGTTCATGGAGCGATTACGCTGGTGATTACACCTGCGGGATTATATTGGCAGGCCCAAATATTGGATACATAA
- the spoIIP gene encoding stage II sporulation protein P: MATLIQRQFVVLSFITAFLFVMTGVLSLGGNRIAISSSAIQQAASHISSLAILGWMGQEIPVLSETVQAQADDRTNSVTGFLFRLATNIQPGDLRSLLGRELPGMVTTEDARFVVQGKGASLADFYLEYPAHPRQVADQSQVVPIVEPKPEDTTKSGETKPAPVPNSITDGKKIVYVYNSHNRESWFSETKPVGTSVDHPTRNISLISKHLSEALNDRGIGSDVSTDDIYQQLLNKKMHYSFSYAESLQVVKSATEKNKELYYFFDLHRDTAPRERTTVTIKGKTYGRVLFVIGKRNKSYEKNEAFATELHELMEKMYPELSRGVMEKGAKTDHGEYNQSLSPGSLLIEIGGTENSVQESKNTAEALADVFAAYYQQAEKVGKTVSDEPAKR, from the coding sequence ATGGCGACCCTCATTCAACGCCAATTCGTTGTTCTTTCCTTTATAACTGCCTTCCTGTTTGTCATGACAGGAGTGCTTTCGCTCGGCGGGAACCGAATCGCAATTTCTTCCTCCGCCATTCAACAGGCCGCTTCTCATATTTCCAGTCTGGCGATTTTGGGGTGGATGGGGCAGGAGATTCCTGTTTTGTCCGAAACGGTGCAAGCACAGGCTGATGATCGCACGAATAGCGTAACGGGTTTTCTCTTTCGCTTGGCAACCAATATACAGCCGGGAGACTTGCGTAGCTTGCTAGGCAGGGAGCTCCCTGGGATGGTAACGACAGAGGATGCCAGGTTTGTCGTACAGGGAAAAGGAGCTTCTCTCGCAGATTTTTATTTGGAATATCCCGCCCATCCGAGACAGGTAGCGGATCAATCGCAAGTAGTTCCGATCGTAGAGCCAAAGCCGGAGGATACCACGAAGTCAGGCGAAACAAAGCCAGCTCCTGTCCCCAATTCAATCACGGACGGCAAAAAAATCGTTTACGTCTACAACTCGCACAATCGGGAATCGTGGTTTAGTGAGACGAAGCCGGTGGGAACCTCCGTCGATCATCCTACGAGAAATATATCGTTAATCAGCAAGCATTTATCAGAAGCGTTGAATGACAGAGGAATTGGTTCGGATGTGAGCACCGACGACATCTATCAGCAGCTGTTGAACAAAAAAATGCATTACTCCTTCTCCTACGCGGAATCTTTGCAAGTAGTCAAATCCGCAACGGAGAAAAACAAGGAACTGTACTACTTTTTCGATCTGCATCGAGACACGGCGCCACGAGAGCGCACGACGGTCACGATCAAAGGAAAAACGTATGGAAGAGTATTGTTCGTCATCGGAAAAAGAAACAAAAGCTACGAAAAAAATGAGGCGTTTGCAACAGAGCTTCATGAGTTGATGGAAAAAATGTACCCAGAGCTTTCACGTGGCGTGATGGAAAAAGGCGCAAAAACGGATCATGGCGAGTATAATCAGTCCCTCTCCCCGGGAAGTCTGTTAATAGAAATAGGTGGTACGGAAAACAGCGTGCAGGAAAGCAAGAATACGGCAGAAGCATTGGCTGATGTTTTCGCAGCCTATTATCAGCAAGCTGAAAAAGTAGGCAAAACAGTTTCTGACGAGCCTGCAAAGAGGTGA
- a CDS encoding YqxA family protein, protein MNVTMKLTGLLIILLVGVVLGLQTAERGISKVSGVPEGQAQTFSIKKVDQGQVEIAVMGKQVQTANPKEMVNYVSRIGLTLGGSIKSGAQSFVDWVGSFFEP, encoded by the coding sequence ATGAACGTGACGATGAAGCTGACTGGACTGTTAATCATCTTGCTGGTCGGGGTAGTTCTGGGATTGCAAACGGCTGAGCGTGGAATATCCAAGGTGAGTGGAGTGCCTGAGGGGCAGGCTCAAACCTTTTCCATCAAAAAAGTGGATCAAGGGCAAGTGGAGATCGCGGTTATGGGCAAGCAAGTTCAAACTGCCAACCCGAAGGAAATGGTCAACTACGTCAGTCGGATTGGTTTGACTTTAGGTGGAAGCATTAAAAGTGGGGCGCAGAGTTTTGTCGATTGGGTTGGGAGTTTTTTTGAACCGTGA
- the holA gene encoding DNA polymerase III subunit delta: MPLLSAIREIRQKQFSPIYVLYGPESFLAEDFLALARKEMVDPEFMDLNMSVYDCTETGLSEILQDAETLPFMGEHRLVIARQAYFLTGSKPSTKVESDPDALLDYLQNPPPYTTLILHTEADKLDERKKLVKTLQQKAKVIPFPLLKDGDLYGWVERQAGKYEAKIDRQQAMKLVERVGAELRLLNKEIEKMALFVGVGESITDDVIELLGARTLEQDVFALIEQVASGRLDKALRMMYDCMKTGEEPIKLLALLARQFRMLLHVKQLAPRGYSQQQMAGMIKMHPYAVKKAMEQARHFSEESLKKLLGILAEEDFRMKSGQVDKRLALELFIARAHDERTKRS, encoded by the coding sequence ATGCCACTCCTATCGGCTATTCGCGAAATACGGCAAAAACAATTCTCGCCGATCTACGTTTTATATGGTCCGGAGTCTTTTCTGGCCGAAGATTTTTTGGCGTTGGCTCGTAAAGAAATGGTTGATCCAGAATTTATGGATTTGAATATGAGTGTGTATGATTGTACCGAAACAGGATTGAGTGAAATTCTGCAAGATGCGGAAACCTTGCCGTTTATGGGTGAGCATCGATTGGTGATTGCCAGACAAGCCTACTTTTTAACAGGAAGCAAGCCTTCGACTAAGGTAGAAAGCGACCCGGATGCTCTGCTCGATTATTTGCAAAATCCGCCCCCCTACACCACACTTATTTTACATACAGAAGCCGACAAGCTCGATGAACGAAAAAAGCTGGTCAAAACGCTGCAGCAAAAGGCGAAAGTGATCCCTTTTCCGTTGTTAAAAGACGGAGATTTATATGGCTGGGTAGAGCGGCAAGCAGGTAAATACGAGGCGAAAATCGATCGTCAGCAAGCCATGAAGCTTGTGGAGCGAGTGGGAGCCGAGTTGCGCCTTCTGAACAAGGAAATCGAAAAGATGGCCCTGTTTGTCGGGGTGGGTGAAAGCATCACGGATGACGTCATTGAGCTGCTTGGAGCGCGTACGCTAGAGCAGGATGTATTCGCGTTGATTGAACAGGTCGCTTCGGGGAGATTGGACAAGGCACTCAGGATGATGTATGACTGCATGAAAACAGGAGAGGAGCCGATCAAGCTGCTGGCTCTCTTGGCGAGGCAGTTCCGCATGCTGTTGCATGTCAAGCAATTGGCTCCGCGCGGTTATTCGCAGCAACAGATGGCAGGCATGATTAAAATGCATCCCTACGCGGTGAAAAAAGCAATGGAGCAAGCGCGTCATTTTTCTGAGGAGTCGTTGAAAAAACTGCTGGGCATTTTGGCGGAAGAAGATTTTCGGATGAAGTCAGGGCAAGTGGACAAGCGTCTCGCCCTCGAATTATTCATTGCACGTGCACATGACGAACGAACAAAACGGTCGTGA
- the gpr gene encoding GPR endopeptidase: protein MAHNIDLSGYSIRTDLALEAHELAQQQNQSDIGGVWLQADDSEPNVKVTRLHVETEEAGKEIGKLPGHYLTIEVPKLRDNDTSIEEQVAKRFSVEFAMFLKQLGITEDKKALVVGLGNWNVTPDALGPMVVENLLITRHLYTLAPETVGEGYREVSALSPGVLGITGIETSEIIFGVVEKSKPDFVICIDALASRALHRVNTTIQISDTGIHPGSGVGNKRKAIDQATLGVPVIAIGVPTVVFASTIVNDAITYLLGHFGQSMVESKRAFNKLALSTLPERKEPYTEEDLPDLESRKTFMGLVGSLPEEEKRQLIHEVLRPLGQDLVVTPKEIDDFIEGVANVIATGLNRALHSAVNEDNSGSYTH from the coding sequence ATGGCACATAACATTGATTTATCTGGTTATTCCATTCGTACGGATTTGGCCTTGGAGGCTCATGAGCTTGCCCAGCAGCAAAACCAGAGTGATATTGGGGGCGTTTGGCTGCAAGCTGACGACAGCGAGCCCAATGTGAAAGTAACGAGATTACATGTGGAAACAGAGGAAGCGGGGAAGGAAATCGGCAAGCTCCCGGGGCATTACCTCACGATTGAAGTGCCAAAGCTGCGGGATAATGATACATCGATTGAGGAGCAGGTAGCCAAACGATTTTCCGTCGAATTTGCGATGTTTCTCAAACAACTGGGAATCACAGAGGACAAAAAGGCTCTCGTCGTTGGTCTCGGCAACTGGAATGTGACCCCGGATGCGCTTGGACCGATGGTTGTAGAAAATTTGTTGATTACACGCCATCTGTATACTCTAGCGCCTGAAACCGTCGGGGAAGGGTATCGGGAAGTCAGTGCGCTATCACCGGGTGTCCTTGGGATTACGGGGATAGAAACAAGTGAGATCATTTTTGGTGTCGTAGAAAAAAGCAAACCCGATTTTGTCATCTGTATTGATGCTCTTGCGTCACGCGCTCTGCATCGGGTCAACACGACGATTCAAATATCGGATACAGGGATTCATCCCGGATCAGGGGTCGGAAACAAGCGGAAAGCGATTGATCAGGCGACACTTGGTGTGCCTGTGATTGCTATAGGAGTGCCTACGGTCGTTTTTGCCTCCACGATTGTAAATGATGCGATTACGTACTTGCTAGGGCATTTTGGACAATCGATGGTGGAGAGCAAGCGGGCGTTTAACAAACTGGCATTGAGTACGCTGCCGGAGCGTAAGGAACCGTATACGGAAGAGGATTTGCCTGACTTGGAATCCCGCAAGACATTCATGGGATTGGTAGGTTCACTGCCAGAAGAAGAGAAACGGCAATTGATTCATGAGGTCCTCCGACCGCTGGGACAGGATCTGGTTGTCACTCCAAAAGAAATTGATGATTTTATTGAAGGCGTGGCGAATGTGATCGCAACAGGTCTGAATCGCGCCTTGCACAGTGCCGTAAATGAAGACAATAGCGGATCATATACCCACTAA
- a CDS encoding RNA polymerase sigma factor produces MHEAELIRMAQSGDHDALVELLRSIETSVYRSAYYILGNEQDALDASQEVLIRIYRKLDTYQEKAKFSTWVQRIVSNVCMDKFRAKKETVSIDEHELIIPDRNNVEEEILLTGLSNDIQEAIGRLPKQYRMVVVLRYLEDLSYQEIAEALDLPLNTVKSYLFRARQQLQELLYDYQKGGIG; encoded by the coding sequence ATGCATGAAGCAGAGTTGATCAGGATGGCGCAATCCGGGGATCATGACGCGCTAGTCGAACTGCTTCGATCTATTGAGACCTCCGTTTACCGAAGCGCTTATTACATTCTAGGGAACGAACAAGACGCGCTTGATGCCTCCCAGGAAGTCCTCATTCGAATTTATCGAAAGTTGGATACCTATCAGGAAAAAGCAAAGTTCTCTACCTGGGTACAACGCATTGTCAGCAACGTCTGTATGGATAAATTTCGCGCGAAGAAGGAAACGGTCTCAATTGACGAGCACGAGTTGATCATTCCTGATCGTAACAACGTAGAAGAAGAAATCCTTCTCACCGGGCTGTCGAATGACATCCAGGAAGCCATCGGAAGATTGCCAAAGCAATACCGGATGGTTGTAGTACTCCGCTATCTAGAGGATTTGTCCTATCAAGAAATAGCGGAGGCACTAGATTTGCCGCTTAACACGGTAAAGTCGTATTTATTTCGGGCTAGGCAACAGTTACAGGAGCTGTTGTACGACTACCAGAAAGGGGGGATCGGTTGA